In a genomic window of Pedobacter sp. KBS0701:
- a CDS encoding lantibiotic dehydratase yields the protein MKESRSMVYRFLPQVFLRAPYYSFSGYDLSRLPEVLQEQAFRNAVFLASVEFYTSLEKKGFDFDQLSDRQKHTLYRYYNRMCFRPTPFGSFSSFTLLHWGGGGQVRLAGSDESALHLLPDQEFLRKLKNRAEADLPEEIIANPALYRFNDVLRYTKSSLDDRGEFSFSLQGIAAEKFNVQLFSFLSSKKISRDLVLNWVMQHSDCSEGEAEEYIQFLLKAGAVFDDTQGKIISNEVIEDFLSVPGWNVFWKNYSRIPLSGEASLSALAGDIREIARENKPLVQPFYAALERPNHTGGPDRAEQVGLSKAVHVLQLLSNAEQPADLSRFIRDFRARFDQEKVPLLLALDPDGGLHYGDMDPVMPNQDILEDIPFPKPEDQNRTLGWRAVQQLVFRLWVGDRLRDPWAPLQISEADVTELENLKKTVLPLPQTQALLYRSTGEHLIIESSGGVTATSLIGRFSCFSEPVHDFCKALAEREAAANPDVVFADIAQQSDLHVDNINRRRAIYPYEIPLNVFPAQGDEKLILPGELLLSLEGDELILESSKLKKRVIPRLATAYNFRNNHSPVFRLLCDLQYQGIQAGLSFSLESFFPGLPFYPRVCYRKVILCLAKWSFKEADLEILSAGDPLDWRNALDGFRSRHRLPRHISLGATDQQLVFDLANTIEAKFFMECIQGLKRITVQEYLWPDRSVLSGRKPVAGQMIAFLAHDQQVFKGTKADGVLSDGEAQRDFLMGSDWLYLKIFCIPRASDEILVKIVFPFIKRYAKRIKNWFFIRYNDKGYHLRLRIRAEEADLGGLLVALRKKIQSSGHDKLIRDFQGDTYRREIERYGADLISDVEKLFGAGSHFAVLLLKLRENNSLPFNEFDVAVLTAMHMIGCFFPDRADALDYSTKVRDQFMAEFRADKPLTVAMDGQYRKKKSTIADLVKNEGLAKHFSPVLKQMTVLDNLTKRYSVEKKMRLLADLVHMQMNRAFSVKQRQQELLVYYCLQKYMSSCLAREKPRG from the coding sequence ATGAAAGAAAGTAGGTCTATGGTTTATCGGTTTTTGCCACAGGTATTTTTAAGGGCACCCTATTATAGCTTTAGCGGGTATGATCTTTCGCGTTTGCCTGAGGTGCTTCAGGAACAGGCTTTCCGAAATGCCGTTTTCCTGGCCAGTGTGGAGTTTTATACCTCGCTTGAAAAAAAAGGATTTGATTTCGATCAACTCTCTGATAGGCAAAAGCATACGCTGTACAGATATTATAACCGGATGTGCTTCCGGCCCACGCCTTTTGGGAGCTTTTCTTCTTTTACTTTACTCCATTGGGGAGGAGGCGGTCAGGTTAGGCTTGCCGGAAGCGATGAATCGGCACTTCACCTATTGCCAGACCAGGAATTTTTAAGGAAACTGAAGAACAGGGCGGAGGCTGACCTGCCAGAAGAAATAATCGCCAACCCTGCGCTGTATCGGTTTAATGACGTTTTGCGCTATACGAAGTCATCTTTGGATGATAGGGGGGAGTTTAGCTTTTCTTTGCAGGGGATAGCAGCCGAAAAATTCAATGTACAGCTCTTTTCATTTTTATCTTCAAAAAAGATCTCCAGGGATCTGGTCTTGAACTGGGTTATGCAGCATAGTGATTGTTCAGAGGGAGAAGCGGAAGAATACATCCAGTTTTTGCTTAAAGCCGGAGCGGTTTTCGATGATACTCAAGGCAAAATAATCAGTAATGAAGTCATCGAGGATTTTTTGAGTGTACCCGGCTGGAATGTTTTCTGGAAAAATTATAGCAGGATTCCCTTATCGGGTGAAGCATCACTATCGGCTTTGGCCGGGGATATCCGGGAAATTGCACGGGAAAATAAACCTCTTGTCCAGCCATTTTATGCTGCCCTGGAAAGGCCAAACCATACTGGAGGACCTGATCGTGCTGAACAGGTGGGACTGTCCAAAGCTGTCCATGTACTTCAGTTATTATCAAATGCGGAGCAGCCTGCGGATCTGTCGCGTTTTATCCGTGACTTCCGTGCCCGCTTTGATCAGGAAAAGGTGCCTTTGCTGCTGGCTTTGGATCCTGATGGGGGACTGCATTACGGGGATATGGACCCGGTTATGCCTAATCAGGATATCCTGGAAGACATTCCTTTTCCTAAACCTGAAGATCAGAACCGCACGCTTGGGTGGCGGGCTGTCCAGCAGTTGGTGTTCAGGCTGTGGGTAGGGGACCGCCTTCGTGATCCCTGGGCGCCGCTGCAGATCAGCGAGGCGGATGTCACCGAACTGGAAAATCTGAAAAAAACGGTTTTGCCTTTACCCCAGACGCAGGCGCTCCTATACCGCTCGACGGGTGAGCACCTGATCATTGAAAGTTCGGGTGGGGTAACGGCCACTTCGCTGATCGGAAGGTTTTCCTGTTTTAGTGAACCGGTGCATGATTTTTGCAAAGCGCTGGCGGAAAGAGAGGCTGCCGCAAATCCTGACGTTGTTTTTGCGGACATTGCCCAGCAGTCTGATTTGCACGTGGATAATATCAATCGCCGCAGGGCTATATATCCTTATGAAATACCGTTAAATGTCTTTCCGGCTCAGGGGGATGAAAAACTCATCCTTCCCGGTGAACTTTTGCTTTCGCTGGAGGGGGATGAACTGATCCTGGAGTCGTCGAAACTGAAGAAAAGGGTTATTCCACGCCTGGCTACGGCCTATAACTTCCGGAACAACCATTCGCCGGTTTTCAGGTTGTTGTGTGATCTGCAATATCAGGGGATACAGGCTGGGCTTTCCTTTAGTCTGGAAAGTTTTTTTCCGGGACTGCCTTTTTATCCGCGGGTCTGTTACCGAAAGGTAATCCTCTGTCTGGCCAAATGGAGTTTTAAGGAGGCTGATCTCGAGATTTTATCTGCAGGTGATCCCCTTGATTGGAGGAATGCCCTGGATGGGTTTCGCAGCAGGCACCGCTTGCCCCGCCACATTTCATTGGGGGCAACCGACCAGCAGTTGGTTTTTGACCTGGCCAATACAATAGAGGCAAAATTTTTTATGGAATGCATTCAGGGGCTAAAGCGGATTACGGTTCAGGAATATTTATGGCCTGACCGGTCTGTTCTTTCGGGCAGGAAACCGGTAGCCGGGCAGATGATTGCTTTTTTGGCACATGACCAGCAAGTGTTTAAGGGAACGAAAGCGGATGGTGTACTTTCTGATGGTGAGGCGCAACGTGATTTTTTAATGGGGAGTGATTGGCTGTACCTCAAAATTTTCTGTATTCCAAGGGCGTCAGATGAAATACTGGTCAAAATTGTTTTTCCGTTTATCAAGCGTTACGCCAAGCGGATCAAAAACTGGTTTTTTATCCGTTATAATGACAAAGGTTATCACCTCCGCTTGCGAATACGGGCGGAAGAAGCCGACCTGGGTGGTTTGCTGGTGGCCTTGCGGAAGAAAATTCAATCGTCCGGGCACGATAAACTGATCCGGGATTTTCAGGGGGACACGTACCGGAGGGAAATAGAACGGTATGGCGCTGATCTTATTTCGGATGTGGAAAAGCTTTTCGGCGCTGGAAGCCATTTTGCTGTTTTGCTGTTAAAACTCAGGGAAAACAATAGCCTCCCGTTTAACGAATTTGATGTGGCTGTCCTGACTGCCATGCACATGATCGGTTGTTTCTTCCCTGACCGGGCTGATGCGCTGGATTATAGCACAAAGGTTAGGGATCAGTTTATGGCAGAGTTCAGGGCGGATAAACCGCTTACGGTGGCAATGGATGGACAGTATAGGAAGAAGAAGTCAACTATAGCGGACTTGGTGAAAAATGAGGGCTTGGCCAAACATTTTTCTCCGGTTTTGAAGCAAATGACAGTTTTAGATAACCTTACAAAGCGCTATTCCGTTGAAAAGAAAATGCGGCTTTTGGCTGATTTGGTGCATATGCAGATGAACAGGGCTTTTTCGGTTAAACAAAGACAGCAGGAGTTGCTGGTTTACTATTGCCTGCAAAAGTATATGAGTTCATGTTTGGCCCGCGAAAAACCTCGGGGCTAA
- a CDS encoding SusC/RagA family TonB-linked outer membrane protein: protein MKKILSLYLTALFVLYSLAGDAQQPAKEIKGRVVAADGRIPLHGATVKMEESGVAVLTDQTGSFALKTTLGRVTLLVSYLGYEPVRLKVSAGDQPVEILLSATAAQLNEVVVSTGYQTLPAERATGSFVQVDNKLLSRRVSTGVLERLEDVTPGLLFNKGKSAGAGLISVRGQNTIYGNSSPLIVLDNFPYDGDINTINPNDVESISVLKDAAAASIWGSRAGNGVIVITTKKGRYNQPLKMGFVANATVGDKPDLFYQPRMSAADFIGVEKLLFDKGFYLNAETGFNNPAITPVVELLIARRDGKITAAQADEQISALAGLDVRQDFDRYFYHKSVNQQYALNFSGGSESQRFNLSGGYDHNRDNLVGNILNRYTFNGGQSLNLLNKKLEITTGFYYSQSTSVTNNSGISLIGLNTGNGPSLYPYARLADAAGNSLAMTHDYRQGFIESAQQRGLLDWSYKPLEEIFLADKTQKLIDYRLNFGANYKIRPYLSFSLLYQYGQTIANGRNLRSEKTYFTRNLINNYSSVDANGKLTYAIPRGAILDLNELTATSQSMRGQLNFNRQWNDKHSLTAIAGYELRDFHTVGNSNRAYGYDDSHATALGVDYISQFPQYAIPGSLAAIPFYNSMTDLTDRNISYYSNAAYTFLDRYTFSASARLDRSNLFGVKTNQQGVPLYSAGLAWNINKENFYKLEWLPYLKMRLTYGYNGNVNKSLSAFTTALYVTGNAINTVYAQVINPPNPELRWERVRLINIGFDFATRNNRISGTIEPYLKRGMDLIGDIAFAPSSGVTTFRGNTANTRGAGIDVTLNSQNLVGEWGWQTSFFFSHVRDKVVDYALQQPASTYAQFSDDEIYPLQGKPFYAVYSYAFAGLDKQNGDPQGYLGGKISKDYGQLLSSATTDNLIYSGPARPVSYGALRNTFSYKQFSLSANISYRLGYYFRQPGISYTNILSGQGYFQGRYSERWKKPGDELLTTLPSMPASINTARDSFYNFSTATVEKADNIRLQDISLSYDFGKILLQQLSLSKVQIYLYANNIGIIWKSTKTRFDPDYPAADYPPARTIAVGIKADF, encoded by the coding sequence ATGAAGAAAATTTTATCACTATACCTGACCGCACTATTTGTGCTTTACAGTTTAGCAGGGGACGCGCAGCAGCCCGCTAAAGAAATTAAGGGCAGGGTTGTGGCGGCCGATGGGCGCATTCCCCTGCATGGGGCAACCGTCAAAATGGAAGAATCCGGTGTTGCGGTGCTGACTGACCAAACGGGGAGTTTCGCATTAAAAACCACCCTGGGCAGGGTTACCCTTTTGGTATCCTACCTGGGTTATGAGCCTGTTCGCCTGAAGGTATCTGCTGGTGATCAGCCCGTGGAGATTTTGCTTTCTGCTACCGCAGCCCAGTTGAATGAGGTTGTCGTTTCCACGGGTTACCAGACGCTTCCGGCGGAAAGGGCTACGGGTTCTTTTGTCCAGGTGGACAATAAACTACTCAGCCGGAGGGTGAGTACCGGTGTGCTGGAACGGCTCGAAGATGTTACGCCGGGCTTGCTGTTCAATAAAGGAAAGTCGGCAGGGGCAGGGCTGATCAGTGTTCGGGGACAGAATACGATTTATGGAAATTCCAGTCCTTTGATTGTGTTGGATAATTTTCCTTATGACGGGGATATCAATACGATCAATCCCAATGATGTGGAGAGTATTTCGGTACTGAAGGATGCTGCTGCGGCTTCGATCTGGGGTTCGCGGGCGGGTAACGGGGTGATTGTGATTACCACCAAAAAGGGACGTTACAACCAGCCATTGAAAATGGGGTTTGTTGCGAACGCGACGGTTGGGGATAAACCGGATCTCTTTTATCAGCCGAGGATGTCTGCTGCGGATTTCATTGGCGTTGAAAAACTGCTTTTTGACAAGGGTTTTTATCTGAATGCCGAAACGGGTTTCAATAATCCGGCGATTACGCCTGTGGTGGAATTGCTGATTGCCCGAAGGGATGGTAAAATTACGGCGGCCCAGGCGGATGAGCAAATTTCTGCTTTGGCTGGGCTTGATGTGCGCCAAGATTTTGACCGTTACTTTTACCATAAGAGTGTTAACCAGCAGTATGCGCTGAATTTTAGTGGTGGGAGTGAGAGCCAACGTTTTAACCTCTCAGGAGGATATGACCATAACCGTGACAACCTGGTAGGAAACATTTTGAACCGCTATACTTTTAATGGGGGACAGTCCCTGAATTTACTGAATAAAAAACTGGAGATCACGACCGGGTTTTATTATAGCCAGAGCACTAGTGTGACCAACAATTCCGGGATAAGCCTCATCGGGCTCAATACGGGTAACGGCCCTTCGCTGTATCCCTATGCCCGGCTTGCCGATGCCGCGGGCAATTCCCTTGCGATGACACACGACTACCGTCAGGGATTCATAGAGTCCGCGCAGCAGCGGGGACTGCTCGACTGGAGTTATAAGCCCCTGGAAGAAATCTTTCTGGCGGATAAAACCCAGAAACTCATTGATTACCGTCTCAATTTTGGCGCCAACTATAAAATAAGGCCTTATCTTTCGTTTTCCTTGCTTTACCAGTATGGCCAGACCATAGCCAACGGGAGGAACCTGCGCAGCGAAAAAACTTATTTTACCCGGAACCTGATCAACAATTATTCTTCAGTTGATGCTAACGGGAAACTCACTTATGCCATTCCCCGCGGTGCAATACTCGATCTGAATGAGCTCACCGCCACCAGTCAAAGCATGAGGGGACAGTTAAATTTTAACCGTCAATGGAATGATAAACATAGTCTCACCGCCATTGCAGGATACGAGCTTCGTGATTTCCATACGGTGGGGAACAGCAACCGCGCTTATGGTTATGACGATAGCCATGCAACGGCTTTAGGGGTTGATTACATCAGCCAGTTTCCCCAGTATGCCATTCCAGGTTCGCTGGCAGCTATCCCTTTTTATAACAGCATGACCGATCTGACCGACCGGAATATTTCTTATTATTCGAATGCGGCATATACTTTTTTGGACCGTTATACCTTTTCGGCCAGTGCGAGGCTTGACCGGAGTAATCTTTTCGGGGTGAAAACAAATCAGCAAGGAGTGCCCCTTTATTCGGCGGGACTCGCCTGGAATATCAATAAGGAGAATTTTTATAAGCTCGAATGGCTCCCTTATTTAAAGATGAGGCTGACCTACGGCTATAATGGCAATGTGAATAAAAGCCTTTCTGCCTTCACAACTGCGCTCTACGTGACAGGCAATGCCATTAATACCGTGTATGCGCAGGTCATCAACCCCCCAAACCCTGAGCTCAGGTGGGAGCGCGTCCGCCTGATCAATATTGGGTTCGATTTTGCAACCAGGAATAACCGGATCAGCGGAACGATAGAGCCTTACTTAAAACGGGGCATGGATCTGATCGGCGACATTGCTTTTGCCCCCTCATCGGGTGTCACCACTTTTCGTGGGAATACGGCAAATACCCGTGGAGCGGGAATTGATGTTACTTTAAATAGTCAGAATTTGGTCGGTGAGTGGGGTTGGCAGACCAGTTTCTTCTTTAGCCACGTAAGGGATAAAGTGGTGGATTACGCGCTGCAGCAGCCAGCAAGTACGTATGCACAGTTTTCCGACGACGAAATTTATCCTTTACAGGGAAAACCCTTTTATGCAGTATACAGTTATGCCTTTGCCGGCCTGGATAAACAGAACGGCGATCCTCAGGGGTATCTCGGTGGCAAAATAAGTAAAGACTATGGACAGCTATTGTCCTCCGCGACGACAGATAACCTGATTTACAGCGGACCTGCCCGGCCGGTAAGCTATGGCGCCTTGCGCAATACCTTTAGCTACAAACAATTTTCCCTTTCTGCAAACATCAGCTATCGCCTGGGCTACTATTTCAGGCAGCCAGGTATTTCTTATACGAACATTCTTTCCGGACAGGGTTATTTTCAGGGCAGGTACAGTGAGCGCTGGAAAAAGCCCGGCGATGAACTCTTGACAACCCTGCCATCAATGCCTGCCAGCATCAATACGGCGAGGGACAGTTTCTATAATTTTTCTACGGCAACTGTAGAAAAGGCTGATAATATACGCCTGCAGGACATTAGCCTGTCTTATGATTTTGGTAAAATCCTATTGCAACAGCTATCGCTCAGTAAAGTGCAAATCTATTTGTATGCCAATAACATCGGGATCATCTGGAAGTCGACAAAAACCCGGTTTGACCCGGATTATCCTGCCGCTGATTACCCACCCGCCCGAACGATTGCGGTAGGTATCAAAGCTGATTTTTGA
- a CDS encoding LytTR family DNA-binding domain-containing protein, whose protein sequence is MNLNCYIIDDEYHSIEVLDKYVNQTPGLKLVGSSTNPLLALEELCHVPTPDIILLDVDMPQLNGLDVADLIGSASNIIFTTSYREYAPEAFEKDAVDYLLKPIHYSRFLKAVTKVRSNLSSQTTHVASSPFFFVKSNIKGKFNRITIADIRYIENIGNYITIHMKDEPVTTYLTLAEVLTKLPEDNFSRIHQSFIVNHALIQSLEYGQLRLTGGETIPIGVTYRSAFREKVQPALLISKRDRSNH, encoded by the coding sequence ATGAACTTAAACTGTTATATCATTGACGACGAATACCATTCGATCGAGGTATTGGATAAATATGTTAATCAAACGCCAGGGCTAAAACTCGTTGGCAGTTCCACAAACCCACTACTCGCGCTTGAAGAACTGTGCCACGTCCCCACACCGGACATTATCCTGTTAGACGTTGACATGCCCCAATTGAATGGCCTGGATGTGGCAGACCTCATTGGTTCAGCCTCCAACATTATTTTTACCACTTCCTACCGGGAGTATGCACCGGAAGCATTTGAAAAAGATGCGGTAGATTACCTGCTCAAACCTATCCATTACTCCAGGTTTTTAAAGGCGGTTACCAAAGTACGGTCCAACCTCAGCAGTCAGACCACTCATGTTGCCTCTAGTCCTTTCTTTTTTGTGAAAAGCAATATTAAAGGAAAATTCAACCGCATCACCATCGCGGATATCCGTTACATCGAAAACATCGGCAACTACATCACTATCCACATGAAAGATGAACCAGTAACGACTTACCTCACCTTGGCAGAAGTCCTAACGAAACTACCTGAAGATAATTTTTCGAGAATACACCAATCTTTTATCGTCAACCACGCCCTTATTCAATCCTTAGAATATGGCCAGCTCAGGCTAACAGGTGGAGAGACCATTCCAATCGGCGTGACTTACCGTTCCGCCTTCCGTGAAAAGGTCCAACCGGCCTTACTGATCAGTAAAAGAGACCGGAGTAATCATTAG
- a CDS encoding DUF6520 family protein: MKSIKLNFAAIAFLLGTGIAVASTAQKANVKWGYNGTSYEPVTGNYSCESSSNPCTRTYPEGQNPNVNDSGYILQELGNFSQ; this comes from the coding sequence ATGAAAAGTATCAAATTAAACTTTGCTGCTATCGCATTCCTACTTGGAACAGGCATAGCAGTAGCATCTACTGCTCAAAAGGCCAATGTTAAATGGGGTTACAATGGCACCTCTTATGAACCGGTAACCGGCAATTACAGCTGCGAATCCTCTTCCAACCCTTGTACCCGTACTTATCCTGAAGGTCAAAATCCCAATGTCAATGACAGCGGCTACATTTTGCAGGAACTGGGCAACTTTTCCCAGTAG
- a CDS encoding MauE/DoxX family redox-associated membrane protein: MKAIFKSTVPPLLVLLFIYAALSKLFTFSDFDQQLHNQSFPGWLADFLLYFLIPVEIITALLLCFKRTIKTGLLFSSALLLAFTTYIALVMLHFWDRVPCSCGGILSQMGWTAHLIFNSIFLILNLIALYCHIAEREVSKIVANDQTGEAENLRKE; the protein is encoded by the coding sequence ATGAAAGCAATTTTTAAATCAACCGTTCCACCACTGCTTGTACTGCTATTTATATATGCTGCTTTAAGTAAGCTTTTTACTTTTTCAGACTTTGACCAGCAGCTTCACAACCAGTCTTTTCCGGGCTGGCTAGCAGATTTTCTGTTATATTTCCTGATACCTGTAGAAATCATTACTGCGCTGCTGCTGTGTTTCAAGCGAACTATTAAAACTGGCCTGCTATTTTCATCCGCATTGCTGCTGGCCTTCACCACCTACATCGCCTTGGTCATGCTCCACTTCTGGGACAGGGTTCCCTGTTCATGTGGAGGAATACTCAGTCAAATGGGCTGGACGGCTCACCTGATATTCAACAGCATTTTTCTAATCCTTAACCTCATCGCTTTGTACTGCCATATTGCTGAAAGGGAGGTATCTAAAATAGTCGCCAACGACCAAACAGGGGAAGCTGAAAACCTGCGAAAAGAGTAA
- a CDS encoding RagB/SusD family nutrient uptake outer membrane protein — MKRLCLLQFLLLPGLLFSSCQKEFLEKKPDKALLIPTTLEDFNSLMDNLTIFNTSPALQEISGDDYYANDAGVAGFTTAMQKNSYLWTVDLYQNQPCTDWNLPYQQIFYTNIILDGLSDLEGADGAKTNWNITKGSALFHRAFAFYNLVQLFSKTYDQNTAGVDPGVPLRLTADVNAKVGRASVQEVYNQVIGDLLEAEKLLPQQTQFKSRPSKAAAEALLARVYLNMGNYELADKYAAASLALNHSLLDYNTVSQTATNPFPSSPAADNPEVIFYDKLISYGFTSSTRTTVADELYQLYADKDLRKSIFFAGTAPFYMKGRYTGFRLQLFGGLAVDEMYLIRAESLARLGQFAEAMKELNTLLVTRWAKGSYQSLTAADAEGALKIVLQERRKELTFRGLRWGDLRRLNKDPRFAKTITRAVAGQVYTLMPGDKRYVFPIPAEEVVASGIAQNER; from the coding sequence ATGAAACGATTATGTTTGCTCCAGTTCCTTTTGCTGCCCGGGCTGCTTTTCAGCTCCTGCCAAAAGGAATTCCTGGAGAAAAAGCCTGATAAGGCGCTGCTCATTCCCACAACCCTGGAAGATTTCAATTCCTTAATGGACAACCTGACCATATTCAACACCAGTCCTGCACTGCAGGAAATTTCAGGTGATGACTATTACGCCAATGATGCCGGCGTGGCTGGATTCACCACGGCGATGCAGAAAAACAGCTACTTATGGACTGTAGATCTCTATCAAAACCAGCCTTGTACAGACTGGAACCTTCCTTATCAACAAATCTTTTATACCAATATCATCTTAGATGGCCTAAGCGACCTGGAAGGGGCTGATGGAGCTAAGACCAACTGGAACATTACTAAAGGTAGCGCGCTGTTCCACCGGGCATTTGCATTTTATAATCTGGTGCAGCTGTTTTCCAAAACCTATGACCAGAACACCGCTGGTGTGGATCCGGGGGTACCCTTGCGCCTCACTGCAGACGTGAATGCGAAGGTGGGAAGGGCTTCCGTGCAGGAGGTCTACAACCAGGTGATTGGTGATTTGCTTGAAGCAGAAAAGTTATTGCCCCAACAGACTCAGTTCAAAAGCCGTCCCTCAAAGGCTGCAGCGGAGGCACTACTGGCTAGGGTATACCTGAATATGGGAAATTATGAACTGGCGGATAAATATGCGGCAGCATCACTTGCGCTTAATCATTCCCTGCTGGATTATAATACCGTCAGTCAGACTGCAACCAATCCATTTCCCTCTTCTCCCGCGGCGGACAATCCTGAAGTAATCTTTTATGATAAACTCATATCTTATGGATTTACCTCCTCCACCAGGACCACGGTTGCTGATGAATTATACCAGCTCTATGCAGATAAGGACTTAAGGAAAAGCATATTCTTCGCAGGTACTGCTCCTTTTTATATGAAGGGGCGATATACGGGATTCCGCCTGCAGCTTTTCGGCGGCCTGGCAGTTGATGAAATGTACCTCATCCGCGCAGAATCGCTGGCCAGGCTTGGCCAGTTCGCCGAGGCGATGAAAGAACTCAATACCCTGCTGGTTACGCGCTGGGCAAAAGGCAGCTACCAGTCCCTCACTGCTGCAGATGCGGAGGGCGCCCTAAAGATTGTTCTTCAGGAAAGACGGAAGGAGCTCACTTTCCGGGGACTTCGTTGGGGAGACCTCAGGAGGCTCAACAAAGATCCGCGCTTTGCAAAAACTATCACCCGGGCGGTTGCCGGCCAAGTCTATACCTTGATGCCGGGAGATAAACGTTATGTGTTTCCAATTCCGGCCGAAGAGGTAGTTGCCAGCGGTATCGCGCAGAATGAGCGGTAA
- a CDS encoding TlpA disulfide reductase family protein yields MMLKLCFLLLLCPFFGVYGQDKNISVVAVPGSAGQQGIAIGQQVPDVLIRNVSGFNGAGQNLAVLPLSAFRGKLLILDFWATWCSPCVAMIPKMEALQEEFRGRVQFLPVAYQSFEVVDAFYRKLALQRLGPGKVFSLPVVTEDTTLVGLFPHHTLPHYVWIGADGVVKAITDREAVSAENIKALLNAGSLELKVKKDEKMVYDASKPLFFEASDFNDGIFRSQLSGYVVNIGRGIYKDVDVQSAGPVRRITGRNLTIPELFRIAYKKEKKETVLEDGLVEEFDPKNLASADFLDWLKQGRGYCYELMINQQSSARTYALMQDELKGFFSDYRIGLEKRKVQALALVRTSSKDKLRTSGGQPSVYVDGFGCKLTSCFLFVFIERLQVPLQANPLPIIDQTGYTGMVDLELTANMRSIEQINKALARYDLCFVEKPAEIEMLVIRKR; encoded by the coding sequence ATGATGCTTAAATTATGCTTCCTGCTATTGCTATGCCCTTTTTTTGGGGTGTATGGGCAGGATAAAAATATATCTGTTGTTGCTGTGCCTGGGTCTGCGGGTCAGCAGGGAATCGCGATCGGGCAGCAGGTGCCGGATGTGCTGATCAGGAATGTTTCAGGTTTTAATGGGGCGGGTCAGAATCTGGCGGTTTTGCCGCTTTCGGCTTTTAGGGGAAAGCTGCTGATCCTGGATTTTTGGGCCACCTGGTGTTCGCCTTGTGTGGCGATGATCCCCAAGATGGAGGCTTTGCAGGAGGAGTTTAGGGGGCGGGTGCAGTTCCTTCCGGTGGCTTATCAGTCTTTTGAGGTGGTGGATGCTTTTTATAGGAAGCTGGCGTTGCAGCGGTTGGGGCCGGGTAAGGTTTTTTCGCTGCCGGTGGTGACGGAGGATACGACTTTGGTGGGGCTTTTTCCGCATCATACTTTGCCACATTATGTGTGGATCGGTGCGGATGGGGTGGTGAAGGCGATAACCGACCGGGAGGCGGTGTCTGCTGAAAATATAAAAGCCTTGTTAAATGCAGGTTCGTTGGAACTGAAAGTTAAAAAGGATGAGAAAATGGTCTATGATGCCAGTAAGCCTTTGTTTTTTGAGGCGTCGGATTTTAATGATGGTATTTTCCGGTCGCAGTTGTCAGGCTATGTGGTCAATATCGGGCGGGGCATCTATAAAGACGTGGATGTACAGTCAGCCGGGCCGGTGAGGCGCATTACCGGGCGTAACCTGACCATTCCCGAACTGTTCCGGATAGCCTATAAAAAAGAAAAAAAAGAGACGGTGCTCGAAGATGGCCTGGTGGAAGAATTTGATCCGAAAAATCTAGCCAGCGCAGATTTCCTGGACTGGTTAAAGCAGGGCAGGGGATATTGTTATGAGCTCATGATTAACCAGCAGTCCAGTGCGCGGACATATGCCTTAATGCAGGATGAGCTCAAAGGGTTTTTCTCGGATTACCGGATAGGGCTGGAAAAAAGGAAAGTACAGGCCCTGGCCTTAGTACGTACCTCATCAAAAGATAAACTCCGTACCTCGGGTGGGCAGCCCTCGGTTTACGTGGACGGCTTTGGCTGCAAATTAACGAGCTGCTTCCTTTTTGTTTTCATTGAACGGTTACAGGTTCCTTTACAGGCGAATCCGCTTCCGATAATTGACCAGACCGGATATACTGGCATGGTTGACCTGGAGCTCACGGCCAATATGCGCAGTATTGAGCAGATCAATAAGGCGCTGGCCCGCTATGATCTCTGCTTTGTGGAAAAACCTGCGGAGATCGAAATGCTTGTTATCCGTAAACGCTAA